The DNA sequence CGGTTCGACGGCGGGCGCTCCGGGAGGGGAAGGTCGTCTACATGGCCCAACCACGGCTCCGCGACGAAAAGCCGTTCATGAAACTCGATCCGGCGGAAATCGAGGACACGGACGCCGCGGCGACGGTGTCGAAGATGGACGGCTACGCCGAACCCGTCGCACCGGACGACGTTCCCCACGTGGATTTCATCGTCTCGGGGAGCGTGGCGGTGACGGAGGAGGGAACCCGGATCGGAAAGGGCGAGGGATACAGCGACCTCGAATTCGCCGTCCTGCACGCGTTGGGGGCGGCGGACGACGACACGACGATCACGACGACGGTCCACGAAGTACAACTGGTCGACGACGCGCCAGCGCCGGAACCCCACGACGTGCCGATGGACGTCGTGGTGACGCCCGAGCGCGTCGTTCGGACGGAGACGACGGTCGAGCGACCGGACGGTATCGACTGGGAGGTACTTCCGGAGGAGAAGATAGAGGAGATTCCGCTCCTCCAGCGATTACGGCCGTGATTTGAGACCGGGTTGTCGTCGCAACCGGAGTGCAACGAACGCTTGTCCGAGGGAGACGAGCAAATAACGAACCGTGAGCGCGGCGAGTGCGTTGACATGCGCCGCGACGTTCCGACGCTACTCACGATTCCGACGCTACTCACGACGCTGCTCGTCGTTTCGCTGGTCGTCGTCTCCCTCACCGCAGGTGCTGGAGGTGCTGGAGTCCGCCCCGCTGCGGGGCAGGAAAACGCCGCCAACGGCACGGGGATCGACAGCTGTACGACAATTTCGTCTCCCGGTCGCTACACGCTCACCGGCGACATTCGAAACGCGACGATCGGTACGTGCCTTCGAATCACGGCGAACGACGTGACGCTCGACGGACGCGGGCATCGAGTCGACGGCGTCGGTGCGTTCGGTACCTCCGGCGTCCTCGTGACCGGCGGGTCGAACGTCACGGTTCGGAACGTGGGGGCGACCGATTGGGACGACGGAATCCGGTTCGTCGGAACCCGGAACGCGAGGGTGGCCGAAACGACCACCGCCCGCAACCGCGTCGGACTGTCCCTCGTCTCGTTTCGGGATAGCGAGGCTGTGGACAACGTCGCCCGCTCGAACGCCGTGGCTGGCGTCTTCCTCGTCGGCAGCAGTTCGAACAACACTCTCCGAAACACCACGGTGCGCGACAACGCCCTGGTCGGCGTCCAACTCGTGGAAGCCACTCGAAACACCGTCGTTGGCACCGTCGCGCGCAGAAACGAGTTCGGCGTCGCCCTGCTTGGTGCCAACCGAAACACCGTCCGCGGGAGCGTGGCGACCGGAAACCACATCGCCGGACTGTGGCTCTCCGCGGCGAGCGACAACCGAATCCGCGAGAGCCGCGTTTCGAACCGATTCTACGGCATCTACCTCGCCGACGGCGCGCGGAACAACACGGTCGAGTCGAACGTCGCCCGTGGAAACTCCGTCGGCGTCCGGTTGCGGTCGAGCCACCACAACGCCATCCTCGGCAATCGGCTCGTGAACAGCCGAGACGCTGGAATCCTTCTCATTTCGAGCGACCGAAATCGCATTATCGGAAACCGCGGAACCGGAAATCGACGGGGAATCGCCGTTTCGTCGTCGTCCGACGGAAACACGCGGTCGAACAACTCCGTGGACTAGTTTCGTCGAACGCTCACACGTCAGCGTACTCGCGGGCGAACACCGTGAGCAGGATGCGGAGCATCCCGAGGACGATGGGACCGAAGAACAGCCCCATGAAGCCGAACACGTAGACGCCGCCGAAGATGCCGACGACGAGGATGCCCGGATTCAGCTTCGCCTCCCGCCCGCTGACGATCGGTCGAAGGTAGTTGTCCGAGAGGCTGATGACGAAGGTGCCGTAGAGGAACAGGAACCCCGCCGCAACCGGCCGATTTACGAGGAAGAGATACGCTGATGCCGGGAGCCAGATGACGGAGGCACCGACGAGCGGAAGCAGGGAGAGCAGCGTCGTCACGACCGTCCAGAACACCACGCCCGGGACTCCCGCGATGACGAAGCCGATGCCGGTCAGGATGCCCTGTACGATTGCGACGAGGACGTTGCCGACCAACACGCCCCACATCACCCGGTCCATCTCGGAGTACAGTTCGTCCTGTACGTCGTCGTGGAGGGGCGTACACCGGCGAATCCAGCCGA is a window from the Haladaptatus sp. R4 genome containing:
- a CDS encoding AI-2E family transporter, with protein sequence MNRERGFLLFLIAVFGLLSILLVKPFLQYVLAAILLGYVLFPVQRRLKHRVGTRVSALSLLVLTTLVVLVPVTALLAIAARQAITLIRVIARGDQQVAELIALVERYTGVTIHGRTLQELLPAGSSSRLVDNALGIFGGVSNALIGLTVMVFVLYYLLTDGEEFVGWIRRCTPLHDDVQDELYSEMDRVMWGVLVGNVLVAIVQGILTGIGFVIAGVPGVVFWTVVTTLLSLLPLVGASVIWLPASAYLFLVNRPVAAGFLFLYGTFVISLSDNYLRPIVSGREAKLNPGILVVGIFGGVYVFGFMGLFFGPIVLGMLRILLTVFAREYADV
- a CDS encoding nitrous oxide reductase family maturation protein NosD gives rise to the protein MSEGDEQITNRERGECVDMRRDVPTLLTIPTLLTTLLVVSLVVVSLTAGAGGAGVRPAAGQENAANGTGIDSCTTISSPGRYTLTGDIRNATIGTCLRITANDVTLDGRGHRVDGVGAFGTSGVLVTGGSNVTVRNVGATDWDDGIRFVGTRNARVAETTTARNRVGLSLVSFRDSEAVDNVARSNAVAGVFLVGSSSNNTLRNTTVRDNALVGVQLVEATRNTVVGTVARRNEFGVALLGANRNTVRGSVATGNHIAGLWLSAASDNRIRESRVSNRFYGIYLADGARNNTVESNVARGNSVGVRLRSSHHNAILGNRLVNSRDAGILLISSDRNRIIGNRGTGNRRGIAVSSSSDGNTRSNNSVD